CCTCGTCGGCCCCGACGTCGCGGAGATGATCCACGCGGCGACCATCGCGGTCGCCGGCGAGGTCCCGATCGACCGGCTCTGGCACGCGGTCCCCGCCTTCCCCACCGTCAGCGAGGTGTGGCTGCGGCTGCTCGAAGCCCACGGCCGCTGACCCACCCCGGTGCCCCGCCGCGATCCGGCGGGGCACCGGCACGCCTTCCTTCCCCGAAAGGGGTTCTGCCATGCGTTTCCGCTTCTCCCGCCTCGCCGTCGCCGGCGTCGCGGCACTCGCCCTGCTCGCCACCTCCGCACCGGCCACGGCCTCGGGCACCGGCGGTCCGAAGCCGACCATCGTCCTCGTCCACGGCGCGTGGGCGGACTCTTCGAGCTGGGCACCCGTCATCGAGAGGCTGCGCCGGGACGGCTACCCCGTGCGCGCCATCGCCGATCCCTTGCGGGGCCTGAGCAGCGACACCGCGTACGTCACCGCCTATCTGTCCACAATCGACGGACCGAAGGTGCTGGTCGGTCATTCCTACGGCGGTGCGGTCATCACCAACGCCGCCACGGCGGTCACCGGCGTGAAGTCGCTCGTCTACATCGCCGGATTCATCCCGGTCAAGGGCGAAACCATCGGCGAGCTGGCCGCGAAGTCGTCGACGCCGTTGCCGTTGATCACCACCCCGGTGCCCGGCGGCGCGGAGGTAACCATCGACCCTGCACAGTTCCGCGCGGCCTTCGCCGGTGACCTCGCTCCGACCCTCGCGGCCGACCTCGCCACCACCCAGCGGCCCGCCGACACCCGCGCCGTCACCGACGCCGGCGCGACCGAAGGCTTCCGGACGATCCCGTCGTGGGCGCTGCTCACCCGCCAGGACCACGCCATCAGCCCGGATCTGCAACGCTTCATGGACACGCGCGCGGGTGCTCGGGTCACCGAAGTGGACGCCTCCCACGCGGTCATGCTCAGCCGTCCGGACGTCGTCACCAAGCTCGTCGAGCAAGCCGCACGATGACGGCCGGAGTAGCCGCGCCGGCCGGTGCGGCGCCGATGACCCACCGGCAGATCCTGCAGGCCCTGTCCGGGTTGTACCTGGGGATCTTCGTGGCGATCCTGTCCTCGACGGTCGTGACGAACGCGCTGCCGACGATCGTCGCCGACCTGCACGCCGGCCAGAGCGTCTACACCTGGGTGATCACCTCGACGCTGCTGTCCACGACGGTGTCCAGCCCGGTCTGGGGCAAGCTGGCCGACCTGGTCAGCAAGAAGCTGCTGATCCAGGCCGGTCTGATCATCTTCACCGTGGGCTCGGTGCTGTCGGGCCTGTCCGCCGACGCGGGCCTGCTCATCGCGGCACGCGTGGTGCAGGGGATCGGCGCGGGCGGGCTGATGGCGCTGATCCAGGTGATCATCGCGACGATGATCCCGCCGCGGGAACTCGGGCGGTACTCCGGCTACTTCGGCGCGGTGTTCGCGGTCGGGACCAGCGCCGGGCCGCTGATCGGCGGGCTCATCGTCGACACTGACTGGCTGGGCTGGCGCTGGTGCTTCTTCGTCGGCGTGCCGTTCGCCGTCGTCGCGCTGATCGTGCTGCAGAAGACGCTGAACCTGCCGGTCACCAAGGGTTCGGTGAAGATCGACTGGGCCGGGTCCGCGCTGCTGACGGCCGCGGCGTCACTCCTGCTGATCTGGGTGACACTCGCCGGCGACCGGTACGCCTGGCTGTCCTGGCAGACCGTGGTCATGCTCACCGGTGTGCTGGTGCTGGCCTTTGCGTTCGTTGCCGTCGAACGGCGAGCCGAGGCGCCGGTGCTGCCGCTGTGGCTGTTCCGCACCCGGACCGTCGTGCTGGCGGTCATCGCGAGCCTCGCGGTCGGCGTTGCCCTCTACGCCGCGGCGACCTACGTGAGCCAGTACTTCCAGCTGGCCGAAGGAAAGTCGCCGACGATGGCGGGCATCCTGGCGCTGCCGCAGATCCTCAGCCTCGCGCTCGCGTCCAGCGTCGCCGGGCGGATCATCTCCGCCACCGGCCGCTGGAAGCCGCTCCTGGTCACCGGGGCCGTGCTGATCACCGCCGGGCTCGCGCTGCTCGGCTTCACCGAGCGGGACACGCCGTACTGGCAGCTGGCCCTGGCGATGACGTTGCTCGGCCTGGGGCTCGGTGTGCTGCTGCAGAACCTCGTGCTCGCCGTGCAGAACCAGGTGAGTCCGCGCGAACTCGGCGCGGCGACCTCGTCGGTGTCGTTCTTCCGCACGCTGGGCGGCACGATCGGCGTCTCGGCGCTGGGCGCGGCCCTGGCCGGGCAGGTCGGACACCACCTCGCGGACAAGCTGGGCTCGGCCACCGGCGATGCCCTGTCCCGGCCGGCCGAGCTGTCCGCGCCGGTCCGGGCCGTGGTCGAAGACGCCTACGGCCAGGCGACCGGCACCCTCTTCCAGTACGCGGTGCCGCTGGCGCTGGTCGCGCTGGTGTGCGTGCTGTTCATCCGGGAAGTGCCGCTGCGGACCACCAACGCCGTGCCCGAGGGTCCGCGATGACGCCGGCCGAGGAAACGATCGCCCGCCTCGAACGCGAGTTCGCCGTCTTCGTCCGCCAGGACCGCGCGGCGCTGGGACGACTCGGCCGGGAGGTGCACCCGGACCTCAAGGTCGCGGCCTACCGCCTCCTGGCCCACCTGGCGGAGCGCGGCCCGCGCCGCCCCACCGAACTCGCGTGCCACGTAGGCGTGACGTCGCCGACGATCTCGCGCCAGCTCCAGCACCTGGAGGCGCTCGGGTTGATCGAGCGGGTCGAGGCACCGGACGACGGGCGGGCGTACTCGGTGCGGTTGACGGACACGGGGCACCGCCGGGTCGAGGAGGTCCGGGTGGCGCGCGGCGGACGGCTGGGCGAGCTGCTCGGGTCCTGGGCCGAAGAGGAGGTCCGGACGTTCGCCGCGCTGCTGGCGAGGTTCAACGGCAGCGCCGCCACCCCACCTCCCCGCCGGTGCGGGGGAGCGGAGTGATGGCATGGCCTGGTCCGCGCTAGTCCGTGCTAGTCCGCGGTGAGTGCGGCCCGGATGGCGCGCTCGACGATGTCCTCGAGGGTCGCCGGGATGTCCCGGTCGGCGCCGAGATAGCGGCGGACGGCGGCGTAAGGCAAGTCGACGACGATGAGCAGGATCTCCGCCGTTCGCCGCCCGGTCGCCGCTTTGAGGTCGGTCACCAGGCGGCGGATGTGCTGGTCCCAGCGGGACTGGTCGGCCTCGCGCGCGTCCCGGCTCTCCGCGGGCCAGGCCGTGGGTTCGAAGGAGCCGAGGCCGGTCAGCAGCACCCGGGCGTCGGCCGGGTTGGCGCGGCACCAGGACACGGTCCGGCGCCCGAGAGCGACCGCCGCGGCCACCGGTTCGTCGTCGAAGAGCGGGTACAGCTCGGCGTGAAAGCTCTGCACCGCCCGGTTCCAGACCGCGGCCAGCAGGGCCGCGCGGTTCGGGAACCGGTGGTAGACGGAGCCGCTGGACACCGCGGCTTCCCGGATCACGCCGGCGATGGTGATCGCGTCGGCGCTGCCCGCGGCGAGCAGCCGGGCGGCCGCGTCGAGGATCGTCGACGTGTCGTGCACGAGGCGGGGCATGGGTTGACGGTACCGAACGCGCCTTCTAGAGTCAGCTCTCTAGAGAGCATCATCTAAGGAGTGCCATGCGGAGCCTCGTCGTCACCGGTCCCCGCGGCCTGGAATGGCAGGACAGGCCGGCGCCCGGCCTCTCGGCGTCCGGGGACGCGCTGGTGCGGCCGATCGCCTCGTCCGCGTGCGATCTCGACCGGCGGCTCGTCGTGTCGCCCGCGCCGTTCGAAGCCCCGTTCGCGCTCGGCCACGAGGCGGTCGGCGAGATCGTCGACCTCGCCGACGACGACTCCCCGCTGCGGATCGGCCAGCGCGTGGTCATCCCGTGGCACATCAGCTGCGGCACGTGCGGGAACTGCCGGCGCGACCTGCCCGGCGCCTGCGCTTCGGTGCCGCGCCTGGCGTCGTACGGCACGAGCGCCGGCGGGCTGTGGGGCGGGTTGTTCGACGAGCTGGTGCGGGTTCCGTGGGCCCGGTACGCCCTCACGCCGCTGCCACCGGCCGTCGATCCGGTCCTGGCCGCGTCGGCCTCCGACAACCTCGCCGACGCCTTCCAGGCCGTCCGGCCGACCCTCGACGCCCAGCCCGGCGCCGCAGTGCTCGTGGTCGGCGGCACGGCCAGCCTCGGGCTGCTGACCGTCCTGAGCGCCGTCGCGCTGGGCGCGGGGAGCGTCACCTACCTCGACGTCGACGAATCCCGCTGCGCCAAGGCCGCCGCCGCGGGCGCGACCGTCACCCTTGCCGCCGAGTACCCCGACCGGCTCGACGGCGCCTTCGACCTGGTCGTGGACGCCTCGGCCGCGAGCGCGGGCTTCCGGTGCGCCCTGTTGTCGACCCGCCCGGGCGGCACGTGCGTCATCCGGTCCGTCTACTTCGGAGAGCCGCGGCTGCCGTACTTCTCCTTGTACGGCACGGGGATCACCCTCGTCGTCGGACCACCCCACGCCAGTCCGCACGTTCCCGACGTGCTGAAGCTGCTGGACAGCGGAACCCTGGATCCGTCGCCGATCCTGACGGGCCCGTTCGGCTACGAGGACGCCGTCGAGGTGCTGCTGGACCCGCCGCCGGGCAAGCCGGTCTTCACGCGCTCGTGAGCCGTAGTCGACACAGTGTCGAATTTTATCGACGAGGTGTAGAGTCGAGTTCATGACGAAGCGAACCTTCCTGATCACCGGCGCGAGCAGCGGCCTCGGCCGTGCCTTCGCCGAAGGCGCGCTGGCGGCCGGTCACACCGTCGTCGGCACCGTGCGCAAGCCCGCCGATCTGGCGGCCTTCGAAGAACTGGCGCCCGGGCGCGCCCACGCGCGGCAGCTCGACGTGACCGACGACGACGCGGTCGTCGCCGTTGTCACCGAGGTCGAGCGGACCGTCGGCCCGATCGACGTGCTGATCGCGAACGCCGGCTACGGGCACGAGGGCGTGTTCGAGGAGTCCCCGATGGCCGAACTGCGCGCGCAGTTCGACGTCAACGTGTTCGGGGTGGCGGCCACCGTCCACGCTGTCCTGCCGGGGATGCGGAAGCGGCGCTCGGGACACATCTTCGCGGTCAGCTCGATGGGCGGGTTGATGACCGTGCCCGGGCTGGCGTACTACTGCGGCAGCAAATACGCGGTGGAGGGCATGCTCGAAACCCTGGCCAAGGAGGTCGCCGGGTTCGGGGTGCGGGTGACCGTCATCGAACCCGGCTCGTTCCGGACGGACTGGGCGGGCCGTTCGATGGTCCGCAGCGAGCGGTCGATCGCCGACTACGACGAGTTGTTCGAGCCGATCCGCGCGGCCCGCCAGGCGGCCAGCGGCAACCAGCTGGGCGATCCCGCGAAGGCCGCCGCGGCCGTGTTGGCGGTGGTGGAGGCGGAAAAGCCGCCGGTGCACCTGGTGCTCGGTTCGGACGCGTTGCGGCTGGTGGCGAGCGGCCGGGCCGCGGTGACCGCGGACATCGAAGCGTGGGAGGAGCTCTCGCGGTCCACGGACTTCCCGGACGGGCACCAGATCGCGGCGAACGATGCCTGAACCGGGACGCCGGCGCGCCGCACCGTCCAAAGGGGACCTGCGCGAGGCGAAGCTCCTCGAAGTCCTCGAGGAACTGCTGGCGGTGAAGAGCTTCGACGCGCTCACGACCAACGACATCGCCGAGCGCGCCGGGCTGTCCCGCGCGTCGATGTACTTCTACTTCAGCTCGAAACAGGAGGCGCTGGTCGCGCTCTTCGCCAAGACCGTCGAGGCGCTGCACGAGAAGTCCCGGGCGGCGGCCGACGATCCGGCGGCGCCTCGCGACGCGATCGCGACGGCCCTGCGCCGCACCCGCGAACGCTGGCACGAGCACGGCCTGATCATGCGCGTCGCGATCGACCAGTCCTCGGCCATTCCCGAGCTGGGTGCGCTGTGGATGGAGACCGCGGACATCTTCATCGCCGCCATCGCGACGATCCTGGTCCGCGCCGGTGTCCCGGACGAGGAAGGCCCCGACGGCGCACGGGCGATCGCGGGCGCGCTGTGCTGGATGATCGAGCGGACGTTCTACCACGCGTCGGCGGTGTCCCCGGCGGCGCTGGACCAGGCGTCGGAGACCTGCCGGGTGGTGTGGCTCCGCGCGGCGGGCATCCGGCCCTGACCGGCGGACGTCGGGCGGGCCCGCTCGGCCTCACGCGGGAGGCGCCGCCAAGGAGGCGATGAAGTGCCCGGCTGCCGCGTCGACCTCGGCGGCCGGGGTGAGCAACCGTTGCAGCAACAGTCCTCGCAAAGCCGCGACGGCGATGACGCTCCGCTGCCGCGCCTCCGTCGCCGTGGACCCCTCACGCAGAGCCGCCGCTTCGAGGAGGCGCGTCAGGTCGTCGAGGTCGGCGACGAACTCTCGGAATGCGCCGGGCTCGTAGACCGCGAGTCCGACCAGGCGGAAGAAGGCGCGGGTCCGATCTTCGTGCGCGTCGTTCGCGTAGAAGTTCCAGATGGCTTCGCACAACGTCGCGAACCCGGGTGCGTCGCCGGTCGCGGCGATGACGCGGTTGTCGCGGCGGCGTGCTTCCGAAAGCACGGCGCCCAGCAGCCCCGGCCGTGATCCGAAGTGGTAGGTCAGCAGCGTGTGGTGCACGCCGAGCCGCTCCGCCACCTGGCGCATCGAGAGGTTCGGTCCGGGGCCACCCTCGCCGAACTCGTCGAACAAGGCCTGCAACAGGCGCTCCCGTCCTTCCCCGACCGGCGATCGCACGCTGCCTCCCTTGACGAGTTCACCACTGTTGAGTATGTTACCGCAGATCGAATTCACCACTGTTTAGGACGAGGTCCGGGAGGTTCGTTGACCGACGTGTGGTTCGCCGGCGGCGTGGTGGCGGACGGATCGGGCGCCGACCCGGCCGCGTCCGACGTGTGCGTGACGGACGGGATCATCACCGCGATCGGCCGGGCCCCGGCGGGCGCGACGACGGTCGACCTCGACGGCATGCTGCTGACCCCGGGACTGATCGACGCGCACGTCCACCTGGGTCTCTCCAGCCCGATCCGGGCGCAGTTCGGGTTCCAGCTCTCGGCCGCCGAACTCGCGGCCGACATCTTCGCCACCGCGGGCCACGCGCTCGACGCGGGCTTCACGACGGTGCGCGACACCGGCGGCATCGACGCCGGAGTCGTCGACGTCATCGCGAACGGCAAGGTGCGAGGTCCGCGGGTCCTCTCGTGCGGTCCGGTGCAGTGCCAGACCGGTGGGCACGGCTACTACGGGGCGGCGTGGGAACCGACCGAGCTGTGGAACGCCCACCACATCCCCGGGCTCTGCGCCTTGTCGCTGGTGTCGGGCAATGCCGACGAGCTGCGGCGCAACGTCCGCGAGTCGTTCCGCCGTGGTGCGACGTTCGTGAAGCTGTGCGTCACCGGCGGTGTCGTCGGGGGACACGACCGCCTCGCCGACACCCAGTTCTCGACCGAAGAGATCGCCGTGGCCGTGGAAGAAGCGGCCGCGCGCGGCACCTACGTCACGGTTCACGCGCACAACAACGCGGGCATCCGCAACGCCGTGCGGGCCGGCGTCCGCTGCGTGGAACACGGCACCGGCATCGACGAGCCGACGGCCCGGTCGATGCGGGAGCACGACGTGGCGCTGGTCCCCACCTTCGCCGTGATCGAACAGCTCACGGACACCGAAAGCATGGACCTGGGCCCCGAGGCGCGGGACCGCGTCGCCGGCGTCCGTCAGCGCATGGCCTCGGCACTCGGGATCGCTCGCGCGGCGGGCTTGAGGATCGGACTGGGCTCGGACCTCATCGGGCCGCACCAGCGGCGCCGAGGCGAGGAGCTGCGCCTGCGCGCCGAGCTGGAGTCGCCCATGCACGCGCTCGTCTCGGCCACCAGCGTCAACGCCGGCATCCTCGGCCTGGGCGAGACCGTCGGGACGATCCGTGTCGGGATGCGGGCCGACATGGTCGCGTGGCACCGGGACCCGCTGCGAGACGCGAAGGTGTTCGCCGATCCGGAGATGGCCGTTCTCGTCGTGAAGGACGGCCGCGTCATGAAAGGGAAAGCTCGATGAGCGGAATGCTGAACGGCTGCTTCGCGGACACGGAGTACCTCGAAATCACGGCGCGGTCGGGGCACCGCTACGGCGTCTGGGTGACCACACCCCCCGGGTACGAGGACTCCACCGACCCCCTGCCGCTGATCTACGTGGTGGACGGCAACTGGGCCGTCGGCCTCACCTCGCCCCTCATCGTCGTCCAGGCGGACCCGTACCTGACGATCGCGCCGTACATCCAGGTGAGCGTCGGTTACGCCGGTGAGGAGGCCGCGGACTGGGCGCGGCTCCGCAATCGCGATCTCGTGCCGCCGGGGGAACGAGTCAGCGACGAGATGGTGGCCGTGCTGGCAGCGGCGCGCGACTCGGGTGCGATGACCCAGGAGAACATGGACGCCTACCTCGCGGAGCTGGCGGACTCCCACGCCGACGTCTTCCTCGACTTCCTGACCGGCGAGCTCCACCCGCACCTGCGGTCGCGGCTCCGGGTCAGCGAGTCCGGGCACGGCCTGTTCGGCTACTCCTACGGAGGCCTCTTCACCCTCTACGCGTGGCTGCGCGAGGCGGCCCCGTTCGCGACCTTCGGCGCGGGCAGTCCCGGCGTCGCGGTCGAGGACAGCCGGGTTTTCGCCCTGGTCGAGAACCTGCCGGCACCCAGCGAAGACTCAGCCTCTCTGCACGTCACGCTGAACGAAGTCGAACTGCTGGGAGCCGTCCCGCTCTACCGCGCGGTGGCGCGCAACGCTCTCGCGGTGGTGGAACAGTTGCACGCCAAGGGGCGATCGCGGGATGTCACGACGGAGATGTTGCACGAGACGCACCTCACCGGGCTGCAGGCTTCGTTTCTGAGCTACCTGAAGACCTGTCATTCCCGTTGAGCGCCGCCTCCGTGCCCGGGAAGGGTGTTCAGAGGTAGCCGATGCCGGTCAGTTCTTCGGCCGCCGCCCAGAGCCGCTTTCCGACGGCCGGGTCGGCCGCTCGCGGGTTGAGCCGGGCTTCGGTGACGCGGCCGCGCGTCTCGGCGAGCCCGGCCGGTCCGAAGAACTGGCCGCCCCGCACACCGTCCGCGGTCGCGGCGTAGAGCTGCGGCAGCGCACCCCGTTCCACCGGCTGGGTGGCCAGCAGGCCGAGCCGCGCGATCGCCCGCCCCGCCCGGCCACGGTGTTCCCAGGCGCGCGGGGTCAAGTTGGTCCGGGTGACCCCGGGGTGGGCCAGTACGCTGACGACCGGCGAGCCGGCGGAACGCAGGCGGCGGTCCAGCTCCAGGCCGAAGATCGTCGTGGCGAGCTTGGACCTGCCGTAGGCGGCGGCGGCCCGGTAGCCGCGTTCGAACTCCAGGTCGTCGAAGTCCAGGCTCGCGTTCTTGTGGGTGATCGAGCTGAGGCTGACCACGCGGGCTTCCCGTGCCGCGGCCAGGTTGTCGAGCAGCAGGCCGGTCAGGGCGAAGTGGCCCAGCACGTTCGTGGCGAACTGAAGCTCGAAACCGTCGGCCGAGGTGCGGCGCGGGCCGAGCAGGACCACGCCGGCGTTGTTGACGAGCAGGTCGATCGCCGGGTGGTCGACGACCAGCTTCGCGGCGAACGCGCGTACGGAGTCGAGGGAGGCCAGGTCGAGCTCGCGCACCTCGGTGTCGCCGTCGATCCGGCGGGCGGCCCGCTCGCCGGCGGCGGTGTCACGGACGGCGAGGACGACGTGGGCGCCGTGGCGGGCCAGTTCGGTGGCGGTGACCAGGCCGAGGCCCGAGTTCGCGCCGGTCACGACGGCGACGCGGCCGCTCTGGTCGGGCATGCGGTCGGCGGTCCATCCGGTCATCTGCTGCTCCTGAAGGGGTCGGTGCGCTGTGCCGACGACGTTAGGAGCGATCCGGGCGGGCTCGGTCGCTTTCGGTTGCCTGGGACTGCGAGACCTACCTTGGGCCGCCGCGGAGGAGTCACACTGGTGGCATGAGCAGTCCGCATCCCTACGCTCGCGAACTCGGGGAATTCCTGCGCGCCCGGCGCACCCGGCTGAGTCCGCGCGACGTCGGCCTGGAACCGGGCAGCCGGCGGAAGGTCACCGGGCTGCGACGCGAGGAGATGGCGCTGCTGGCCGGGCTGAGCACCGACTACTACCAGCGGATCGAGCAAGGCCGCGAGGTTCGCCCGTCCGACGACGTCCTGGCGGCGCTCGCCGGCGTGCTCGGCCTCGGCGACGAGGAACGCCGGCACCTGTTCACCCTGGGGCACGCCGCCCGTCGTCCGGCGCCCGCCCCGGTGGATCGCGAGCCGGAGCGGGTGCGGGACCGCACCCGCCGGCTGCTGCGGGTGATCGACACCCCCGCGGTCGTTCTGGGCAGGCACCTGGACCTGCTCGACTGGAACCCGATGGCCGAGGCGTTGCTCGGCGAACCGGACGCCTATCCGCCGGACCGGCTCAACATGCTCCTGCTGCTGTTCGACGACGCGCTGACCGGCCGGCGGAGCTGCCCGGACTGGGAGGAGCAGGCCCTGGACTACATCGGCATGCTGCGGGCCGCCGTCGCCGCGGACCCGACCCACCCCCGCGCCACCGCGATCGTCGGCGAACTGAGCATCCGCAGCGCGGAGTTCCGCCGGTTGTGGGCCCGCCACGACGTCCGCGAGTCGGTGAGCGGAACCAAGACCTTCTCGGTGCCCGAGGTGGGCGACATCCGCCTGGACTGGGACACCTATCCGCTGCCCGGCAACCCCGGACCGGTGATGCTGGTGTTCACGGCCGAGCCGGGCAGCACCGACGAGGACCGGCTGCGGCTCCTGGCGTCGTGGCACGCGTCCCGCTCCCCGTTCGCCGACGAGCTCCCGGCCTGGCGCACCGGGGCACCGGATAGCGGGGCAGGTTGACCCGGACCCGGACGGTGTCGCTGAACCCGGTTCCACGAAGCTTGACGTCGTCGCCGAGACCAGGTCACCGGTCTCGGGATCGTGGCCGCCGAGCAACGGCCTGCCGGCCTCGGATGATCATTTCGGTGGTCTGCATGAGGGCGTGCTCGCAGCAGTAGTCCGGGCGTTCGCGAGGCAGGGAGGGTACACAGGAGCGTGGCGACGAGGCCTTCGCGGCCGGTGGCGGCAACGCTCGTCGCCGATCGACTTTGTGGCGTCGGTGGGGTCATGAGCGCTGTGGGCGCGGTGATCAAGGGGTCCTTGTGGCAACAGGATGGCTGGCGAGCTTCGCGAGCGCCTTCAGAAAAGCGTCTTCAGAGACGACTGGGACGCCGCATTCATGGGCACGTTTGGCTTTGCCCGACATGGAGTCCGGGTCGGCCGCGGCTAGGACACGCGTCTGCTTGCTGACCGCCCCGGTGACGCGGATGCCTGCCGCGGTGGCTTCGGCCGCGATGTCGGCGCGTTGGCGCTTCATGTCGCCGGTCAGGACCACCTTGTCGCCCGGTCGCAGGACCAGTCCGCCGATCTTGTGTTCCCTGTCGGGTGCCGGGTCCCGCACGGCGTCGCGTTCCTCGTCGAGGATGGATTCGACGATCGCCGGATCAAGGGCCAGGAGGGTGGCGACTGTGAGCAGGTCGTTGCGCTCCCCGTCGGTGACCACTTGGTCGGCCCAGGCTTCGCGGGCCAGGTCGCGTAGGTAGCTCAGGTGCAGGGCCACGACTTCGTTCTTGTGCAGGCCGAGGTCGTGGGCGATCTCGACGAGCGCGTCGCCTTCGGTTGCTGAGATCTGCCGGTCGAGCAAGGCGTCGTCGAGCATCGCGTAGTAGGCGTCGACGACCGGTTCGCCGTCTCGCGGCATCCGCTCGACGAGCTTGGCAAGGAAATGTGGTTCGATTTGTCCGATCGCCGCACGGTGAACTGCCGGGGTGCGACGCCGTTCCAAGTGCGCCCAGGCCCAGTTCGCGGCGTGCAACTGGGCATCCGTGGCACCCACGGCGCTCGGCGCATGCCGCAGGAGGAAACCAAGCAGTTCGCCCGCTCCTCGCGCGTCGTCGAGTGCGGTGTGCCACGCACGTTCGGGCAGCCCTGCGGCCGCACAGCAGTCGATCAGGGAACGTCCGGAACTCAGCCGCGCCCGGCCGGCGGCTCGCATGGTGCACAGCCCGGCGTCGGGTGCGAACGGCGTGTCGATACCCAGCCGGCCAAACTCGGCACGTAGGTGCATCGCGTCGAAGGTCCAGTTGTGCGCCACCACCACGCGCCCGGCCAGCCGCTCGACGAGGTCGCCGGCGAGTTGCTCGAACCGGGGCGCTCGGCGTGCGTCGGCAGCGCGGATGCCGTGGATGGCCTGGGGTCCCAGGTCGCGGTCGGGGTTGACGAGCGTCACCCAGTCGTCGGTGATGTTTCCGTGCGGGTCTACGTGGACGACGGCGATCTCGGCGATGCGGTGATGCCAGCCGGTCAGGATGCCGGTGGTTTCGGTGTCGATGACGGCGTACCCGCGTGCGGTCGTCACAGCGGCAGCCGGTTGGTGCTGCCGGCTTGGACCGCGGCCAGCCACTGGGGCGGCAGCGGGTCGGGATCGCCGTGTTCGGCTCGCACGTAGCGGCGCCGGTTCTTCACCTGCTCGGTTTCCGCCCAGAGGGACACCAGCCATCTCAGGGTGCGGGCGATCGGCAGGATCTCGGACACCACGGGCGTGCCGGGCGCGCTCGAAATGCCGGCGATGCGCTGCAGGGACGCAAAGTCCTGGACCTCGGCGTCGTCGGGAAGGTCGTGTGTCCATTCCAGGGGAGTGATCGTCTTGCTGTTCTCGCGTGCGGCCTCGACCGTGACGGCGTATTGCTGCCGTCGCCGGGTTGTCTCGTGAAACGCGTCCACCGGTGAGAACAGTTGCCGCTTCCACCACCCGTCTTCGACGTCCACCTTCGCCGTTGCGGTCAGCTGGTCAAGCCATTCCTGCAGGCGCTGGGGGTGAACGGCCGCGATCGCACGACGTTCGACGAAGGCCAGGACACGTCGCGCCGCGTCCTGGGAGCCGAACACGTCGCTCGCGGGGTAGATCCACGCTCCCGTCGGATCGCCGGCCGGGCTTACGTGCCAGGTTGCCACCGACTCGATCTCGTGGTCCCCAGCACCTACGCAAAGTATCGCGCTTCCCGGGGCCCACAACGCTGTCAGTTCCTCGAGCGGTTCTATTGTCGCCGGGTCCGTCACCGAGCGCCTCCTTTCGTCGACCAACATCAAGTCGTCGATGGGCCCCAGTTGTTACATCCACCGTCCGAACTCGACCTCGAGCATGTCGAACGCATCGAAGTCGCGGACGATGGCAAGCCTCGGCCCGGAGTCGATCGCCGGCCCGGGCTTCGCGGCGGGCACGGCGCTGGCGTTGTCGAATGAGTTCGGGCCGCTGGTCTGAAGGAGGACGAGCCGGTACTCGCGTGCCTGTAGCTGGCTGGAGTCATCTGATCTGTCACCGGAATCCCGCCTGACACGCTGGTCGTCGATGACGACCGATGAAGTGAAGACCAAGAGGGCGGTAGCTCCGTGCGATTTGGAGAGCGTATATACGGTAATCGAGCCGTCTGGTTCTAAGGTGGCTGGCAGCGCGTCGGACTGTGCCTGACCAATATTAACGCCCCAGATCGCATGGTCGAAGTAGTTCTAGAAGTGTTCTCGCGTCTTCTTTCGCCATCGCAGCTTCACTTCGGGGATGGTTGCACAAGGTTGGAACTGTAAAGAGTGGAACGGCGGCGAGCAGGGGGCGGGACGGTCAGGCGCACGGGTTTCCTTCACGGCGCGTGCGACCTGGCCGAGTCTTCTGGCGGCGTCGCCACCCGCGTAACCCGCGCAAGT
The window above is part of the Amycolatopsis camponoti genome. Proteins encoded here:
- a CDS encoding exonuclease domain-containing protein, whose protein sequence is MTTARGYAVIDTETTGILTGWHHRIAEIAVVHVDPHGNITDDWVTLVNPDRDLGPQAIHGIRAADARRAPRFEQLAGDLVERLAGRVVVAHNWTFDAMHLRAEFGRLGIDTPFAPDAGLCTMRAAGRARLSSGRSLIDCCAAAGLPERAWHTALDDARGAGELLGFLLRHAPSAVGATDAQLHAANWAWAHLERRRTPAVHRAAIGQIEPHFLAKLVERMPRDGEPVVDAYYAMLDDALLDRQISATEGDALVEIAHDLGLHKNEVVALHLSYLRDLAREAWADQVVTDGERNDLLTVATLLALDPAIVESILDEERDAVRDPAPDREHKIGGLVLRPGDKVVLTGDMKRQRADIAAEATAAGIRVTGAVSKQTRVLAAADPDSMSGKAKRAHECGVPVVSEDAFLKALAKLASHPVATRTP
- a CDS encoding DUF6218 family protein, which gives rise to MTDPATIEPLEELTALWAPGSAILCVGAGDHEIESVATWHVSPAGDPTGAWIYPASDVFGSQDAARRVLAFVERRAIAAVHPQRLQEWLDQLTATAKVDVEDGWWKRQLFSPVDAFHETTRRRQQYAVTVEAARENSKTITPLEWTHDLPDDAEVQDFASLQRIAGISSAPGTPVVSEILPIARTLRWLVSLWAETEQVKNRRRYVRAEHGDPDPLPPQWLAAVQAGSTNRLPL